The Dunckerocampus dactyliophorus isolate RoL2022-P2 chromosome 14, RoL_Ddac_1.1, whole genome shotgun sequence genome includes the window CAGTAGCATATTCACGTTATACCAAGTCAAACATAGCACCAGATACCAGGCATCTTCGCCGGCGCACTTCCGGGACATCACTACCACcagcggttgttttttttcctttactatATTAAACAGCAATTCATTTGTCAGTggcaattatttttgcatcgttttctgcatgtaaaactataattattatctataaaatgtgttttgtgttaacatttttgggtgtctggaacggattaattgtatttacattatcttctatgggaaaatttgctttggttagagtccgttttagtttgagtcggaccttctggaacggattaatggcgttaaccaaggcaccagtGTACTGCAGTCCCTTTAGTGCAAAagataaaaacatacataacaaaataaaagcaaagaaCAAGAAACAATGGCAGAAAAAGAGATAACCCAACAAAAAGTCCAAACTTTCTTTCTTCCAAATACTCCAAAAAATATTGCTATATTTGTTggtataattaattaaatgtttatgcattttttatttgatgtttacaaTTAAGTTTTAAAACTAAAATCAATTCTTTTTTTAACTATCAGAATTTTTTGCAGTGACAACCTTTTAATTTTgcactttaaatatatatttttgaagatTAATATAAGTGcattttccttccttcctgaaagTAAGTGACAGTTTTTATAGATGTTGAGCAAAGTATATAGATTAAGCCTCTTCTGCGACTGACTATAAATAATTTTGTATTGTATATAATAATTTTTATATGGTTcagttcaatttaaaaaatgttatttgtctGCCGGAGGCacttaaatcatgttttcaattaaatgaaatactgtagttaCTATAATATACAATGTACGTGAATCCGCTTTCACAGGTCACCTAAGTGCCTACAGAAACTTCTGGAAGATTCCAGCCAAGTCCTGAGATGCTAAATTAATAAACAGGCTTTCATTtctaaatatgaaaatgaatttcatatttaaaaaaaaaagtgagaacaCATTTGTGTAGACTCAAGGCTCTGTCATAGATATTAATGTCCAAACACGCATGCGCTCTCGGTACTCGTGACGTAGGGTCTGGTGTCCGGTTAGCTAGCTTCTGGCTAGTTAGCAAGTCGTTCATACAGCGCGCTTAGAAACCGAGAAACTTTAGCTTACTAGTAATTAGACAGAATTTTTCGTCATTTGTGACTGCTGATATTGACAATGGACGACGAGACATACCCTAGAACATTGTGAGTAGCGCTAGCAATCTTGCTAACGTTTGTTTTCCCCATTTGGGGATCCGGTAGCTAACTTAAGACGCGCTGTCAATGCTATCTTTGTGGTTGTACAACAGTAACGTTTAATATTCCGATGTTTGAGTGATGTTGTTTACAAAAGTATGACATTACAAGCATTGTTACAGGAATATGTGTATGTTTCTATTACGTAAATGACGTCTAACCAACTACGGCAAATGTCGTTAGCCATCAAGGTAGCAATTAGCCCGGCTCACAAACACGTTTACATCAAGTTGTTCACGTACTCTTTCGACAGTGTCGATTTTTCGCTCGTTGTTTTTAGTTGTTACAGACATTTCTCTCCATTTTCCCCTCCTAGGTACGTGGGAAACCTCTCCAGGGATGTCACGGAGATTCTAATTCTACAACTCTTCACCCAGATAGGGCCttgtaaaagttgtaaaatgatCACAGAGGTAACCCGGCAGCATACTATGGGGATGTATTGCTTTGTGTGTACTCATAGATAAACCAAACAGCAACAGAAAACCATACAccaatacacacatacagtggcgctaccaggaattctgggcctgATGGGGCAccccatttttattttcaaagacCAGCAGAAAGACCATTGGaagtcgtttttttttaaagcagaacaagaaATGAGGCgtgcatggaaaaaaaaatcacaatttaaaTTCTAAACAAGAAAATcctgattcacatttttttgcacaatcGTCCAGCTGTAACTTTTGTTCTAAATTGGCACTATATGAATTAAATTGACTCAAAAGTATGAATGTCAATAATGTGACTGCAAGTTTGAAAAAtgatgtttgtctgtttgttagGGCACAGCATAGACAACATAATTAAAGGCTGAATTAACCTTTTGGTTATCTCTTGCAGCATACAACAAATGATCCCTATTGCTTTGTGGAATTCTTTGAGCACAGAGACGCTGCAGCAGCTCTAGCAGCCATGAACGGAAGGAAAATACTAGGAAAGGTAAAATACCTTTTATTGGGCCTTGGGAACGATGGTGTTGATTTTGTTCATAggtatgtaaatgtttttttttgttttgtttcaggaGGTCAAAGTAAATTGGGCCACAACTCCTAGTAGTCAAAAGAAAGACACATCCAGTAAGAGCAGAGGCCTATTATGTACTTGCTAAATTAAATAATGAGTCATCCATTTTTCAAATTGTCTGTTATTGTGTCATTATAGACCACTTCCATGTTTTTGTGGGTGATCTGAGCCCTGAGATTACCACTGAGGATGTGCGGGCTGCATTTGCACCTTTTGGGAAAATCTCGtaagttttttgtctttttttgtgttcgTTTAACATATAACATTAATGCAACATTTATAAGAATGTTTTACTTTACCATTCTCAAAAACTGGTATTAGTGTAGCAACAATAACTTATTTACAATACAGTGGTTCCCCGCACATTCATAATGAACATTTGCAGCCACGCAAAATCACAAATTTTTgatcacaaaaatatttttcttttttttttctctgaaagtaggccatttttttccacagaaaacacatctcatttaccataactgtaataatttataaatatgtgacaatacagatcaaatgtacagcatacacgaACCACTGGTAGAAAatccacagtttttacatgtttgtctttatgctacacTGATAATGGTTTCTCGGCAaccgttgagatttcgcactttgctccctagtccttgaatgcatcatagTTGTTGCTGTGACTAGCTACACCGTGACTCGGATTCCAACTGTTCtttgatcatcttacattatcgttTGTTAGTTGTGATTAGCTACGcattttatactttttaaaatttctttAGTAAGTGTGTGAAGTATATTTAGGGCAGAAAACCTGTATTGTGTCACGAGCAAACAGTGGTAATTGAAGAGAGAtagggagggttctggagctgatactaatctaataattacaaatttGTTGATTCGAAATTTGAGgagaacgtcaagctagcaggagggtttggagggcgAGAGGGGGTCCATGGGGCAAGCCTGCGTGATTCTTTATCTGCGGAGCAATTACAGAGGTCTCTCGTTTatcaaggttaattggttccagacctgaccgtggaaagtgaatttccgcaaagtaaaattccttatttatgaatcaaatatttttgtagttagagcatagaaattatatttccaaccttctaattacgttttttttaacattattagaggccaaTAGATATcatccttatagtcacctttacactcgtattacctaatatgtTGCCAtagtaacagaaaataagacatattagacatgaataagacttgtgctcgtgctgtaaatgtgttccagtgctagggcagttgagttttagtttggtgTAGGTTACGGCTGCAAAAATAGATTatgtgagggattattgtgcctgttgggagGTATTTGAAAcccacaataaaagcctgttgttctggtgatcacgCTAGTGCTCATGTGTCTCACCGAAAATTACAGTAACtttactgatacctagtgaccagtgtagaatactacatatcattacgtctttgaatgcgtcttctgaatgccctatTCAGTCATCCCTctccactttgcgctttgaattttgcggcttcactctgtcacgctATTATTTAATGGTTTTGTACAGGctagaaatacagtaatccctcttttatcgctattaaatggttccagacccggctgtgataaattaatttgtgtGATGGAtgagtcaatgttaataaattggatatttttgtacttcctaatctgtttaaaaccttctaaatattttttgtagacatgaaataacacaccataATCACCTTTAAACTTATAAGCAAATATGGTAAATATAATATTGTACTCTATTGTAatagaaaatatgacagaaatTAGACAGAAACAAGACTGTAGAAAAGGCAGCACGTTTAGAAGCCATTGTGGAGTTTATATAAAATCACTCAGCTGTGCAACAGCAACGTAGGAAGCACGTGTGAGACACACAACATGTGGGTGGATACTGCGTGAAGCTGAGCCAATCAGTGCTGAGGACACTGAACAATAACTTCCTGtgctgtacagtacagtcagTGTACCCAGGCCTTGTATTTTCCTTAAAtgagcaatttttatgcttaggTTATATGCCTTATTcgggccaagaatacataaaatttgcttaaatattagtatttttgattaataggccgtagtcaatcACGAAACTGCGATCATTTATtcctgaaaaaccatgatatagtgagggagtgataatcgaaccgtgatattgtgagggattgctgtataagGTATTCAGACAACGCATACaaaatgggcgccacacacgggaggcgacaaacaactgcCAACTGGCGAAACTCATCACCAACGCCTAGCAAATCCTGCACACAGGAGGCGACGAGCGCGGCTGTGACCAGTTACACTGGTGAGTGacgcgttcacatccagagcgaattgtatgAGTCTCCCATCGTTTTGATTgactgtcagatgtggaggggaaaaaaaaagtggccggtgttgatcgagtactcttgcttGTATCGGATCtcgctagtattgaagataaacttacatagcTCAAGGAACAGCAAGTATTAATTTTTCCCCCATGTTTACCTGCAAGAGtatactgattagcatcctgtctgctcattggtcaatcaatgaaactcccgccgattggtcctcgtctgtgagacagcaatgaaaagtttaacatttttcaactttctgggattgcgtcgcaagccagcgtgtgcacgatgacatgccgagcacaaactttcacagGCACATATTTCGcatgtcgcttggctggacggtgactcgcgataatcgccctgtcgcgcaggttccattgaaaatgaatggagtaaaGGCAATGTTGCCTTCCGTGTGTGGCACCCAAAAGACGTGGTCATATGTGGTAttatacactggtcaccaggtctCAGCAATGTCGCCTTCCGTGTGTGGCACCCAAAAGACGTGGTCATATGTGGTAttatacactggtcaccagatgtcagtaatgttactgtaatgttcggcaAGAGACACAagcacaacaggcttttgttgccaGTTTGATTTATCTCACGGCAGGCACAGTAAAACCTTAACACAGGTTACTGTTGTGACCGTAACCTatgccaagctaaaattcaactctaaACCCCAGTCGTCACTTGGCTCCTCtagaaaacatatttacagcaacacacacacacacacacacacacacacacacacacacacacaaaagcatgagtcttaatgtcttaaatggcttattttctattatctctactatattgggtaatacagtgtaaaaaaaaatgacgatacaggtgttacttcatgtctacagggctctaataatgttaaagaccggcgagggattactgtactgtactcccccccccccccccccccccccccccccccgctggtTGTCCGGGAGCGTAATACAACGTAAAGCGGGGCTCTACTGTACACTGACAATTGAATCCTTCCGTTAAGAAGAGAGAATGAATAACTGATAAACATATGTAAGGTGTAAtaggcaaacaaaaataagacaaaatccAAGTTTATCTATTTTCTGCTTGTAAAGCGTCTTTGACAGGAGTATTTAAGGTTTTGTGAAATGCTTAACACAAATATGTGTTATTGATAGACAATACCAGTCAAATATTTGGGCACACTTGCACAGCATGACCAAGTTAGAAGGTGTGTACAAACCTTTGACTGGTGAGTCTAAGTTTTGTGCAATATGCCTTTTTATGTTTCACACAAATGGTTCAGGTCAACAACAGTGTTGTTTGGTCAGCTGTGTCGTAGGTTGAAGTCGATTTAAATGTATCAAATTATGTAAATGTGCACATAAGCATAGCGGCAATCCATCAGTATAACAAGCCATTGGGTAGATATTATTACCTGAACCTCTTAGGATATGATTACACACTTCTACATCTCTGTAATCTGTCTTAAAAAACAGTCAAATTGTCGGTAGTTTATTACCCATCCCCTCATAAAGAGCTACATTGCAGttcacttgtgttttttttgcattgtcaGCCTTTTGCCAACTGTTGCTCTTCTTTGCATATTTAGTTTATGGTACGTGTCAGCAAAATGTAAGCTTTGTATGTGAACCTTAACAGCCTTTAGATGTGAGTCTCAGTGAAGTAATAGCATTTTGGTTATTTTACAGAAATGCTCATAGGATTGGACAGGAGCTTGAAGGCTAACAGCAAGGAACTGTGCACTCTGGAGACtcagatgtagttttttttctctatttattccatttttcctcTTGTCTTCATTTGTAGATGCTTTGTATTTACGTGTTATAGCGTAGATTATTACATTCAATATTACATGTATTCCTCAAAATCTGTAATTGTTTCATTTTGAATTGCATAGTTTTAACACATGAAGCTGCTCTTCCAAAATTtcccaaaaaaattaaatttctCAAAATTGCAGTTGCCCAAATGCTACTTTATATTGGTGGTAAAGAACCGACCAGGTCAATTTATAGAAATTTGGCCATTTATGCAATTATTATTTTCCGTTTTTGTGCattctatacatttttttatttgtaggaAGAGCACCAACAGAGGATTATACAACTGATTTTAAGAATGCATGGTAGTGTATATAATCTGTTTCCTAAAAATTCAAGTAGATGATATTGTAGTGTGGACAAAAATGGTGCTCTGTTAGCAAAgatttgttaatacattttaagtTCTATAAACTCTTATCTGTAGATTGCATGTATACGTACGTAATTGTTTTTGAGTCATTGAGTCAAAGCTCATTCCAGGGTCCTGATAGCTACCAGTAATATGGGACAGTGTAGTGGATTCGCAGTTAAGTGTGTTTTGCGTGGCTGCTTTTCTAGTCTTAACAATATGTGACAGGAATACTCATTGAGTTTGTTTTCACGTTTGCATTCAGAGATGCTCGTGTCGTGAAGGACTTGGCGACATGCAAATCAAAGGGGTATGGATTTGTGTCCTTCTACAACAAACTGGTAAGTTTGTTGcaacaacacaaataaaaggttATTTCTTTTCCTGTTTATTACTCTACTAGTAATAGTTCTATGTAGACTACAGTTAACACACATAGTCAGACAGTATGTAAATACTCAACATTATTTGTAAATACTCTATATGTAGTCATTGTATCTAAATACTCTAACACAGTGTGATTATATAGTATTCCTACCCCTAATACTGCGGCTAATAATGACTCTAATGGATTAAGCAAATTAGCAGGATTAAGTCCTTTTTTTGTCTCTATAGGATGCAGAGAATGCCATTGTTCACATGGGGGGCCAGTGGCTCGGAGGACGTCAAATCCGGACCAACTGGGCAACACGAAAGCCACCTGCTCCAAAGACCTCTCAGGACAGTAAGTTTTCGAGACAAATGATTTCTTGTTCAGTGCCAGTGTTATTTGTGTCTCAGTTGTTTTGTGATTATGTCAGATGGCTCAAAGCAGCTGAGGTTTGATGATGTTGTGAGCCAGTCCAGTCCTCAGAACTGTACTGTGTACTGCGGAGGGATTCAGTCTGGACTGTCTGGTAAGTCGTCCTTGCAGTGTTGTACTGCATTTGTCACTTTCCACAAATATCCAGTAGcatattttttccacttctttCAGATCAATTAATGCGGCAGACTTTTTCACCATTTGGTCAGATTATGGAGATCAGAGTCTTCCCAGAGAAGGGATACTCCTTCATCAGGTAATTTCCATCATCGATAGCAGCATTTGGCCTCTAGATGTCAACCTTATTACTGCATTGTATGATTGTGTTGTGATTGTCCATATCATAAGCTGTCATTTCTTCCTTTCAAATTCTATGTTGGGTAAAGTTGCCTgtttaactcttttttttttttttttttttaactttgaagGTTTTCCTCCCACGATAGTGCGGCCCATGCCATTGTGTCAGTAAATGGCACAGTCATTGAAGGACACATAGTGAAGTGCTACTGGGGCAAAGAATCATCTGATATGACCAAAAATTCACAGCAGGTAGGGGAAATATTATTTGATCCTAATATTGTCTAAATGAACCCATCtaatgtaactttttaaaattgtaagtATACAGTTTCAGTAAGAAGGATACATAAATTTTATTGGCATGAATGTCAGATtaattttggtccttttaattATTTAACAAACAATTGTTTCCAATTTTCAGCCATATAGCTAATTGATTTTAGGTcaatttgaatattttggtgATAGTCTTCATTATTAGAGCGAAGTGGGGAGGGGCGACTGTATAAGGCAGGgttcaccaacgtggtgcccgcaagcctgcttttcattcaggttttcagttaataatgaaagaacagtagaaagaaatgcattctgaaat containing:
- the tial1 gene encoding nucleolysin TIAR isoform X1 yields the protein MDDETYPRTLYVGNLSRDVTEILILQLFTQIGPCKSCKMITEHTTNDPYCFVEFFEHRDAAAALAAMNGRKILGKEVKVNWATTPSSQKKDTSNHFHVFVGDLSPEITTEDVRAAFAPFGKISDARVVKDLATCKSKGYGFVSFYNKLDAENAIVHMGGQWLGGRQIRTNWATRKPPAPKTSQDNGSKQLRFDDVVSQSSPQNCTVYCGGIQSGLSDQLMRQTFSPFGQIMEIRVFPEKGYSFIRFSSHDSAAHAIVSVNGTVIEGHIVKCYWGKESSDMTKNSQQVEYGQWGQWNQLYGNTQQQQQQQYGQQYVTNGWQVPSYSMYGQSWNQQGFGVEQSQSPAWVGGFGSPSAQAAASAGSVVSNLTNFNMAGYQTQ
- the tial1 gene encoding nucleolysin TIAR isoform X2, translated to MCGLHLHLLGKSQMLIGLDRSLKANSKELCTLETQIDARVVKDLATCKSKGYGFVSFYNKLDAENAIVHMGGQWLGGRQIRTNWATRKPPAPKTSQDNGSKQLRFDDVVSQSSPQNCTVYCGGIQSGLSDQLMRQTFSPFGQIMEIRVFPEKGYSFIRFSSHDSAAHAIVSVNGTVIEGHIVKCYWGKESSDMTKNSQQVEYGQWGQWNQLYGNTQQQQQQQYGQQYVTNGWQVPSYSMYGQSWNQQGFGVEQSQSPAWVGGFGSPSAQAAASAGSVVSNLTNFNMAGYQTQ